One Arachis duranensis cultivar V14167 unplaced genomic scaffold, aradu.V14167.gnm2.J7QH unplaced_Scaffold_232525, whole genome shotgun sequence DNA segment encodes these proteins:
- the LOC127744156 gene encoding E3 ubiquitin-protein ligase PUB23-like produces the protein MAEIKVPELLLCPISLEIMKDPVTTVTGITYDRESIEEWLQQKSNKKDCMCPVTKQPLPTDPHFLTPNHTLRRFIQGWCSANQSNVVDRITTPRSPLDNSQLHKLLTDLDAPRTFQTSLNKMHDLATQSQRNRNFMAQQPVPKAMVQFITTTFKQGETSGVEEALRILRLLWRSTSSSSSSSSSPTTGGGGGTNMKPLVGETLDFIKSLTWILQLPIIDNDLNMVNEAMQILKLTIEITDSTLLGSLNHEFFKQIVSTMRRLSKSSSSIPQNALKSALHVLIETCPLGRNRTKIVESGAVGELIELSMDKPTEKNLTELIFKVLGQLCSCAEGREEFLKHPAGIAVVSKRTLRVSAATDDGALHVLWLISKFSATNEVVQEMLRVGAVSKLCMVMQADCASYLKQKATDILRFHSKAWNNSPCIQLYLLTRHPR, from the exons ATGGCGGAAATCAAAGTTCCTGAGTTGTTGCTGTGTCCCATCTCGCTTGAGATAATGAAGGATCCGGTGACAACCGTAACAGGGATAACATACGACAGAGAAAGCATAGAAGAATGGCTGCAGCAGAAATCTAATAAGAAGGATTGTATGTGTCCCGTTACAAAGCAACCATTGCCGACGGACCCTCATTTCTTGACTCCAAACCACACCCTCCGGAGGTTTATCCAAGGCTGGTGTTCAGCCAACCAATCCAACGTCGTCGATCGGATTACCACCCCCAGGTCCCCTCTCGACAACTCCCAACTTCACAAACTCCTCACAGATCTTGATGCTCCTCGCACCTTTCAAACCTCATTGAACAAGATGCATGATCTAGCCACTCAGAGCCAGAGGAACCGCAACTTCATGGCTCAACAACCAGTACCCAAGGCCATGGTACAATTCATCACAACCACTTTCAAACAAG GCGAAACCAGCGGCGTTGAAGAAGCTCTGAGAATTCTTCGCTTACTATGGAGGAgcacttcatcatcatcatcatcgtcatcctCGCCAACAACTGGCGGCGGCGGCGGCACAAACATGAAGCCCCTGGTAGGTGAAACCTTGGACTTCATCAAATCGTTGACTTGGATTCTTCAACTCCCAATAATCGACAATGACCTTAACATGGTTAACGAAGCAATGCAAATTCTAAAGCTGACCATCGAAATCACCGATTCAACGCTCTTGGGAAGCTTAAACCACGAGTTCTTCAAACAAATCGTGAGCACCATGAGGAGACTAAgcaaatcatcatcatcaattcccCAAAATGCCCTCAAATCCGCGTTACACGTGCTCATAGAAACATGCCCCTTAGGAAGAAACAGAACGAAGATCGTGGAATCCGGTGCAGTTGGCGAACTCATCGAACTGTCCATGGATAAACCAACGGAGAAGAACCTAACGGAGCTTATATTCAAGGTGTTGGGTCAACTGTGCTCGTGTGCAGAAGGGAGAGAAGAGTTCTTGAAGCACCCGGCGGGAATCGCTGTTGTTTCGAAGAGGACGCTGAGGGTATCGGCAGCGACTGATGATGGAGCCCTTCATGTGTTATGGCTGATTTCAAAGTTTTCAGCTACGAATGAGGTGGTTCAAGAGATGCTGAGGGTTGGTGCTGTGTCAAAGCTATGCATGGTGATGCAAGCAGATTGTGCTTCTTATTTGAAACAAAAGGCAACAGATATTCTTAGGTTTCATTCAAAGGCTTGGAATAATTCTCCTTGTATTCAACTCTATTTGTTAACTAGACACCCAAGATGA
- the LOC127744135 gene encoding E3 ubiquitin-protein ligase PUB23-like, whose product MDNEIEVPAHFLCPISLQLMRDPVIVCSGITYDRENIEKWLFSCKNKACPVTKQSLIQHTDLDLILTPNHTLRRLIQSWCTVNASLGIERIPTPKPSMDASSHIAKLISEAKRFPEAKENCLATLRSMAFFERNKSCFQSSGAIEFLATIMMNNNNRAEEEERVDPTETAIEILFHLDLSENQIKKLINNECLQFLESLLQALKRGSCQSRAYATLLLKSAFAVSNPIQLISAKTEMLFEITRVIRDRISQQAHKAALKLVVELCPWGRNRIKAVEAGAVSVLVEVLLDSTERRTCELALMALDQLCGCAEGRAELVKHGAGIAVVSKKILRVSRAASDRGVRILASVCRFCGSGRVVQEMMQVGAVNKLCLVLQVDSALKTKERAKEILKLHSLVWKNSTCIPLPLLSSYP is encoded by the coding sequence ATGGATAATGAAATTGAGGTTCCTGCACATTTTCTCTGCCCAATATCCCTTCAACTCATGAGAGACCCTGTAATCGTTTGCAGCGGTATCACTTACGACAGAGAGAACATAGAGAAATGGTTATTCTCATGCAAAAACAAAGCATGCCCGGTTACCAAACAGTCCCTAATACAACACACAGATCTTGATCTTATTCTTACTCCAAACCACACCCTACGAAGGCTCATCCAATCATGGTGCACCGTAAACGCCTCTCTCGGAATCGAGCGTATCCCTACTCCAAAACCGTCCATGGACGCATCGTCTCACATCGCCAAACTCATCTCCGAAGCGAAGCGATTCCCGGAGGCTAAGGAGAACTGCCTCGCAACACTCAGATCCATGGCGTTCTTTGAAAGGAACAAGAGCTGTTTCCAGTCTTCAGGTGCAATAGAGTTCTTAGCTACAATCATGATGAACAACAACAATCgcgcagaagaagaagaacgagtaGATCCAACTGAAACAGCGATTGAGATCTTGTTTCATCTTGATCTCTCGGAAAATCAGATCAAGAAGCTAATCAACAACGAGTGCCTTCAGTTTCTTGAATCGTTGCTGCAAGCGTTGAAGCGTGGGAGCTGCCAATCAAGAGCGTACGCAACACTTCTTTTGAAATCGGCATTTGCGGTTTCAAATCCGATCCAGTTAATCAGCGCGAAAACCGAAATGCTGTTTGAAATCACGAGAGTGATACGCGATCGTATATCGCAGCAGGCTCATAAGGCGGCATTGAAGCTGGTGGTTGAGCTCTGTCCATGGGGAAGAAACAGAATCAAAGCGGTGGAAGCCGGCGCGGTGTCCGTGCTCGTGGAAGTGCTTCTTGATTCGACGGAAAGAAGAACGTGTGAGCTGGCGTTAATGGCGTTGGATCAGCTTTGCGGTTGCGCGGAAGGGCGCGCGGAGTTGGTGAAGCACGGCGCGGGAATCGCCGTGGTTTCGAAGAAAATATTGAGAGTTTCACGCGCCGCGAGTGACAGAGGAGTTAGGATATTAGCGTCGGTTTGTAGGTTCTGTGGAAGCGGGAGAGTGGTTCAAGAGATGATGCAGGTTGGAGCCGTTAACAAGCTGTGTTTGGTGCTTCAAGTTGATAGCGCTTTGAAGACCAAAGAGAGGGCTAAAGAGATTCTCAAGTTGCATTCTCTGGTTTGGAAGAATTCAACATGTATTCCTCTACCTTTGTTATCATCGTATCCATGA